CTGAGCACGGCGAAAGCCTGCTGCTCTTGAACAGCCTGCGGCAAGCGACGAGCATTCAGCAGCAACTCGAAACCGGCCGTCTGCTGCGGCGCCGTCGGGAAGCGCAGGGGCTGATCGGTCGCTACGCCGCCCTCAAGGCAGCAGCGCTGGCCGCCAATCCTTTAATGCTGCTCGATCTTGCGGGAGGCATGGCCTGTGATGCCGCCTTGGTGAGCCAGCTCTGTGCGCTGTACGACCTTCCCCTGGGAGGCCCAGCAGCCCGCCGACTGCTCCGTCAGCTCGGTGGCCAGAATGCCCTGATTGGGGGAGCACAGCTGGGGCTGCAGATAAGTCTGGGAGTGATACGCCAGCTGCTTCTGCTAGCGGCACCCTTCAGCGCTGGGCTGAGCTTGGCCCCGGCAGCCCCGGTGGCGGTGGCCCAGGCGGCTCTGGCGGTTCACACCACCCGCCGAACCGGCCGACTGACAGCCCGCTGGCTGCTGGAGGAACGCGGTCGCGGTCGCCGCAACCAGCCGATTCCTATCAGCCTGATGCGACGTCTGTGCCGCACAGACCGCGGTCTGATCGGACTGATGCATCGCTGGCCGGATGCGCCGACGCGTCCGGCCCTGAAATCGCTGCTGCCATGAGCAGAGGCACGATTGCACTTCTGGGAACCAGCGCGGATCCCCCCACCATTGGTCATCAGGCCCTGCTTGAAGGTCTTCTCGGGGAGTTTCCGAGAGTGGTGACGTGGGCGAGTGACAACCCGTCCAAACGCCATGGCGCCGAGCTCAAGCAACGCAGCAATCTGCTGGATCGTGTCGTTCAGACGATCGGTAACCCTCGCCTGCAACTGGCTCAGGATCTCAGCAGTCCCTATGCCATCACCACGCTGGAGCGAGCACGACAACGCTGGCCTGAATCCTCTCTCTGCTTCGTGGTGGGAAGCGATTTGGCCACGCAGATCCCTCGCTGGAAACACTGCGATCAGTGGCTCGGTCTCTGTGAACTGGGCATTGTTCCCCGCAAAGGTTGGCCCATCGAGGATGGCGACTTGCAGGGCCTCGAACGCCTCGGTGCCCGTCCAAGGATTCTGTCCCTTGATATCCCAGCCACCGCCAGCTCAGCGGTCCGCCAGGCCAGTGGCGATGACCAGATCCCCGACACGCTCTGGCCTCTGCTGCTGGAGCACAATCTGTACGGCTTCCACTCCTCCTCCGCCTGAGTGCTGATGCGTATCGCCCTGGCCCAGATCAATCCCTTGGTGGGGGACCTTCTGGGAAATGCCGATCGCATTCACGCGGCCTTGGATGCGACCCAGGTGGACGGCCAGGTCGGTGCGGACCTCCTGGTCACGCCGGAGCTGTCTCTCTGGGGCTACCCACCGAGGGATCTGCTCTTCAGCTCCGCTCACCTCGAGCAGCAACAACAGGCGTTAGACGGACTGCAGCAGCGCTTGCATGCCGCACAACTGGATGTGGCCCTCCTCGTTGGTGTGGCCGAGGTGGCCCCTGATCAGCAACACCCCAGGCTCTACAACGCGATGGCGCTGGTGCAGGCGGGGGGATGGCGTGTTGTCGCCCGCAAGCAGCTGTTGCCCAGCTACGACGTCTTTGACGAAACCCGTTATTTCCGCGCCAGCGGCAGTCCGTCCACCATCAGCCTGCGCGTGAACCACCACGACTGGCACCTGGGCCTCACCATCTGCGAAGACCTCTGGGTGGACCAGGAGCTCCAGGAGCGACGCCTGGTAGGCCCGGATCCCATCGCAGCCTTAATGCCCGAACGCATTGACGCCTTGATCAACTGCTCGGCCTCTCCCTTCAGCCGGGGCAAGGCGACCCTCCGCCGTGAGCTCGCAGCCCGTGCAGCTGCACGCCTGCAATGTCCTGTGGTGTATGTGAATCAGGTGGGCGGGAACGATGAATTGGTCTTCGATGGCGCCAGCTTCGTGATGGCTCCAGGGAAGAGCACCCCGCTGCTGCAGCTGCCCGGCTTCTGCGTCAGCACAGCGGTGTGGACGGCGCAATTACCAGCAAGCCCAAGCGAGCAGGCCCCCCATCCCCACCATCAAGGGCAAGACCAAGACGCCGGCCTCGAGGCGCTGTTCCGAGCACTGGTGACAGGAGTCAAGGACTATGCAATCAAATGCGGATTCAAAAAGGCGCTTCTCGGACTCAGTGGCGGCATTGATTCGGCTTTGGTGGCGGTGATCGCCGCCGCCGCCCTGGGCCCTGAACAAGTTCAGACCCTGCTGATGCCCTCTCCCTGGAGCTCCGCCGGTTCGCTCGAAGATGCCCTGGCTCTGGCAGCACGCCTGGGCATCTCCTCAAGGATCGTGCCGATTCAAACCCTGATGGACGACTTTGAGGCCACGCTCACACCAGCCCTCGACGCCGAGCCATCTGGGATCACAGCCGAAAATCTGCAATCACGCATCCGCGGAACCCTGTTGATGGCCATGGCCAATCAGCAGGGGCAACTGCTGCTCTCCACGGGCAACAAATCCGAACTGGCCGTGGGCTACTGCACCCTCTACGGCGATATGAACGGCGGTTTGGCGGTGATCGGCGATC
The sequence above is a segment of the Synechococcus sp. PROS-7-1 genome. Coding sequences within it:
- a CDS encoding nicotinate-nucleotide adenylyltransferase, encoding MSRGTIALLGTSADPPTIGHQALLEGLLGEFPRVVTWASDNPSKRHGAELKQRSNLLDRVVQTIGNPRLQLAQDLSSPYAITTLERARQRWPESSLCFVVGSDLATQIPRWKHCDQWLGLCELGIVPRKGWPIEDGDLQGLERLGARPRILSLDIPATASSAVRQASGDDQIPDTLWPLLLEHNLYGFHSSSA
- a CDS encoding NAD+ synthase, whose amino-acid sequence is MRIALAQINPLVGDLLGNADRIHAALDATQVDGQVGADLLVTPELSLWGYPPRDLLFSSAHLEQQQQALDGLQQRLHAAQLDVALLVGVAEVAPDQQHPRLYNAMALVQAGGWRVVARKQLLPSYDVFDETRYFRASGSPSTISLRVNHHDWHLGLTICEDLWVDQELQERRLVGPDPIAALMPERIDALINCSASPFSRGKATLRRELAARAAARLQCPVVYVNQVGGNDELVFDGASFVMAPGKSTPLLQLPGFCVSTAVWTAQLPASPSEQAPHPHHQGQDQDAGLEALFRALVTGVKDYAIKCGFKKALLGLSGGIDSALVAVIAAAALGPEQVQTLLMPSPWSSAGSLEDALALAARLGISSRIVPIQTLMDDFEATLTPALDAEPSGITAENLQSRIRGTLLMAMANQQGQLLLSTGNKSELAVGYCTLYGDMNGGLAVIGDLYKSTVFALCHWLDSPEAGACRSELGLAVDGPLIGRAILEKPPSAELRPDQKDSDSLPDYGRLDPLLVDLIEHRMSGVQLISAGHDPEDVNRIERLFRRAEFKRRQAPPLLKVSNQAFGSGWRLPIAAI